The Candidatus Saccharimonadales bacterium nucleotide sequence AGGACACGTCAGTGCTAGTTCCTTATATCTTAAGGAGCTTCTCCAAAATTTCATTACGAACGCGCTTAAATATACGAAAGAAGGAAGTATTACATTTCGCGTAGCACGCAAAGATGATCACCTTACCTTTGAGGTTAAAGACACGGGCATCGGCATCAGTAAAAGCGACCAGGGAAAGATCTTTAACAAGTTTTACCGGTCAGAAGATTACCGTACCCGCGAGACAAGCGGCACAGGCTTAGGCTTATATGTCGCTGCGAAATTAGCAAAAAAACTCGGCACAAAAATTGACTTTCATAGCCGCTTGAATCACGGTTCAAACTTCAGCTTCGTACTTCCTGTAGAATCATCCGACAAACGCTAGGCCTTTGTTTCCTCCATACCTGTATAAATGGAGCGGTCTTTCCAGGTAATATTTTTGAAACCATACCCCCAGGCACTTGCAATAAATAGTATAAATTCCTGAAGAGATACATAAGGCCATAGTACTATGCCGAGCCACCACCGCTTTACCCAAACAGCTTTAAGATAAAAAGCATACACAGTCCCATACCCTAAAAGGATAACTGCACCGATTGTATGAATATCATTCCACCCAAACACCCCGGCCACAACAAACAGTATCGGCGCACTTAAAAGCAAGAAGAGTAAAAAACCTCCTATAAATCCTAGGATATTCTTTCCAAATAATGGATAGAGCAGCCTTTGGCTTGTTTTGAGCTGTGATTTCCATCTTTTTTCATATCCCACACCAAGGACTTCATCAGAGATGATACAATTGTACGTTATTCCTGATCTTGCTAGTGCACTTTCGGGTTCAACGCTACGCTTAAATTCGCTTATACGATCCAGCAAACCAAGCAATAGGTTCCGTTTGATCATCCAAAGAGAACCCGATGCCGTTACCCGGCCTATCTGCCCAAAAATGCATTGCCAGAAGTAACGTAGCGTACCAAAAAGCACATTGGCTCGATACGTATCGTAGCGCCTTGGAATAACAGAAATCATGTCTTTTTTCTCGCTCTGGCCATACCCGACTAATTGACTTATCGTACGCGGCGTAATATGCGTATCGACATCCATAAAAACAACGTGTGTCCCGCTAGCTTCTCGCGCAAGCGTATCCAATGCATAGTTACGCCCCAGCCACCCTCTAGGCAACGGTTTACCTGGTATGAAGCGGACCCCCGCATGAGCGAACGATTTTATAATGATAGAAGTATCGTCCTGAGAGTTATCGTCAAGCACAAGAACTTCGAGCTTGGGATAGTCGCTCGCTAGTACGCGTTCAAGACATTCAGACAGAGCGTGCTTTTCATTTCGCGCGGGGATACACAGCGAGATGGTTGGAATATCTGATGAAACCATATCCGAACGTCGGATACGAAGCCGTTGAAGCGATATGCGGAGCAATACAAAAATTAAAACCAGCACAGCACTACTTGCAAATAAAATTCCATAGCATGCTATTTCCATTCATTTTATGGTACCATGCTTGACCTCAGAAGAATAGCAAGGTACAATACTACTTGACAGTCTGCTACGGCAGACTTTTAATTTGGGAGCGAAAACGTGGCAAAAGGCAAAGCAGCAAAAAAGAATGAAGCGACTGTTGTACGCGTGAGCGCGAAAGACGACGGCAAGAAAAAAACCAAAAAAATTGAAGAGGCAGTAGTAGCCGCACCTGCGGTTGCGCCTGTAGAAAAAAAGAGAGAGAAGGGTGTTAATCCGATCATTGCGATCGGGGGCTATTTCAAAGGAGCATGGCAAGAACTTAAGCAGGTTCGCTGGCCTAATCGGCAAGCAACATGGAGCATGACAGCCGCACTTCTTGGATTTACAGCATTTTTTGTTGTGCTAATCCTTCTTCTCGATGCATTATTTAAATACGTATTTCAATTAATTTTAGGATAAAGGAACTATGGCAAATCGATACGACTCAAGTAGGCAATGGTACGCGGTACACACATACAGCGGCTACGAAGAAAAGGTAGCGGAGAGCATCCGCCAGCGCATCAACGCAGTTGATATGGCGGACAAAATCTTCGATGTAATGGTTCCTAAGGAAAAACAGATCGAAATCAAAAACGGTAAACGTAAAGTTGCCGACAAAAAGATCTTCCAGGGTTATGTACTCGTAGAAATGAAATTGACAGACGAGACATGGTACATCGTACGTAATACTCCAGGTGTTACTGGGTTTGTTGGAAGCGGTACCGAACCGACACCAGTTTCAGATAATGAAATTTCTAAGATCAAAAAACGCATGGGCGTTGATGATCCAAAACATCATATCGACTTTTCAATCGGTGAAGTGGTATCAATCACCGATGGGCCGTTCAAAGGATTTGACGGTGCAATCAGCGAAATCGACAACCAAAAAGGTAAGATCAAAGTCATGGTCAGCATGTTTGGCCGCGACACTCCTGTCGAGCTTGATGCGCTCCAAGTAAAGAAAGTATAGTCTTTTGTGCCTTTAAAATAGCCCTTCGCTGTAGGGGCTATTTTTGTCTAATTCTTCGCAGACTCTTCGAATGATTTGATTATCTCTACAAGATCACCCAAGTTGATTTCTGCCTTGATGACGTACCCATCCATATCTTTTTTTACTTCAGCGTCAACTCGACTTGAATCACCTAGGTTTGTAAGAAGCACAATTTTTGTCCTCGTACATCCGTATTGCTCGTCGTGGCGCAGCAATTTCAAAACACGAAATCCATCGAGGTGCGGCATCATAATATCAAGAAATATAAGGTCGGGTTTGAGCTCCTTGGCTTTTTTGAGCGCATCTTCTCCGTCAACCGCAGACGTAATAAAATAACCCCTATGCCGCAAAAACTGTTCGTAGATAGTTCTTAGTTCGACATTGT carries:
- the nusG gene encoding transcription termination/antitermination protein NusG; this translates as MANRYDSSRQWYAVHTYSGYEEKVAESIRQRINAVDMADKIFDVMVPKEKQIEIKNGKRKVADKKIFQGYVLVEMKLTDETWYIVRNTPGVTGFVGSGTEPTPVSDNEISKIKKRMGVDDPKHHIDFSIGEVVSITDGPFKGFDGAISEIDNQKGKIKVMVSMFGRDTPVELDALQVKKV
- a CDS encoding glycosyltransferase family 2 protein, which translates into the protein MEIACYGILFASSAVLVLIFVLLRISLQRLRIRRSDMVSSDIPTISLCIPARNEKHALSECLERVLASDYPKLEVLVLDDNSQDDTSIIIKSFAHAGVRFIPGKPLPRGWLGRNYALDTLAREASGTHVVFMDVDTHITPRTISQLVGYGQSEKKDMISVIPRRYDTYRANVLFGTLRYFWQCIFGQIGRVTASGSLWMIKRNLLLGLLDRISEFKRSVEPESALARSGITYNCIISDEVLGVGYEKRWKSQLKTSQRLLYPLFGKNILGFIGGFLLFLLLSAPILFVVAGVFGWNDIHTIGAVILLGYGTVYAFYLKAVWVKRWWLGIVLWPYVSLQEFILFIASAWGYGFKNITWKDRSIYTGMEETKA
- a CDS encoding response regulator; its protein translation is MAGLQKILLVEDNVELRTIYEQFLRHRGYFITSAVDGEDALKKAKELKPDLIFLDIMMPHLDGFRVLKLLRHDEQYGCTRTKIVLLTNLGDSSRVDAEVKKDMDGYVIKAEINLGDLVEIIKSFEESAKN
- the secE gene encoding preprotein translocase subunit SecE; translation: MAKGKAAKKNEATVVRVSAKDDGKKKTKKIEEAVVAAPAVAPVEKKREKGVNPIIAIGGYFKGAWQELKQVRWPNRQATWSMTAALLGFTAFFVVLILLLDALFKYVFQLILG